Proteins co-encoded in one Neodiprion lecontei isolate iyNeoLeco1 chromosome 3, iyNeoLeco1.1, whole genome shotgun sequence genomic window:
- the LOC107219000 gene encoding histone-lysine N-methyltransferase SETD1, protein MNGMERHGHGHGHSHHHHGHGTSQSSSQNSNQSSKHGHTHGAHPQKEAATGQAAQKLRNYKLLVDPFLVKGASKLYRYDGIVPGDPTYPPVQLRDPRSQLTRIWTRLEQLDLPVPRFKIDSNYCGEPPPLEVTFCHLNDNIDRGFLTDMVHKFGLIEELTIYYHPLTNKHLGIARVIFETTKASKACVEKLNNTSVMGKVLRVFLDPFGDECKKIYEDLTTEKKPEKKVEKEVKLEVESEKQTPIEKAPPEDREEYRPVKKSTQSIEKTRDPYIENSRFSKFRDYPTPGGSTGSDLGYGTAPSELNYSSTYSQNSTPAASYDYPQYYSSYHHQASNSYVASMPPSVTQSISMQQNSNLWWGATGPSAGPAGYSATPVWPAVQHNVGIDTPSLIPDAKTSTLLKSTQTHHMPKKEKESLPITTKNSSRNSPVDNSGKTLDLDTRIAMLLKDKAGGMAPPFLQFGSDSEDDKRSLQPDEEMLSEPPSPFLSSDMYKSCFEKILERNKERRKTHENNINQFSVDEELGSVISSSEDEALLGSYSPAPDDMEPEPPKEPPPPPPPDDDRMSLSSLSSGDEKIEEVVAQTEPQNQLYSGASYPGHLAQYPASADVYHWPKPAQYPYPYGTPYLPNHHYQPSTNSVTGGVGAPQGTAYYPTLQSRLQALANHNITKDNPQGPTINGVLNRVVTELKQILKRDFNKKMIENTAFKLFEVWWDEKKTQKTQSTDEIMSNNAVKEEPSKPQGLSSILEQGTPLGLNYDGFGLGIRASMPKMPSFRRKIKAPSPLPQDEDSRQSDHVDPEIIDSDSDLDLQSAQKAKRRPPSIGTASSSSSSHSSTSSAQSSSSESSSSSSESSDEEETSSASQEDSDARMSDNRPLACNSEDPDILMELAIQRSLDCPTPTRSETPVPSLRLQDQDLDQFPQHDNEISPISSPIMDRETKDESRLRTDEIEVERRVDQLATSDVHVDKSRPELPVQPQKTVKPEIVTTSPIKEENRDIQKMESSAAEALMALAGQDNIIRHKSPGPLQPNIIRTLQTLPDKYINNEPILKDSEKIDMFSEIPTTDSEEESLEIRRIRFQAETDLRLNGQHSPSSPGSQASQVYMEHSYSLPPAPPQPSISDSRVSSLPVPVKPKLTKPPKLEKLKEKSDKTAKKKYPKYSKLHTHQNHEKEKENIENEFAYEPLPRKFEEPLKTYKERDLMSEMGVLYEFLTKGIDAEDVEYLRRSYEALLADDNQGYWLNDTHWVDHPATDIPSPAKRKKRDELRLHSTGSARTEGYYKVDIREKAKHKHHYAQSIQRSNDIEDSTGPYLGGDGTMNGPKTKAKALTGKMQALSREARSNQRRLLTAFGIDTDSDLLKFNQLKFRKKQLKFAKSGIHDWGLFAMEPIAADEMVIEYVGQMVRPVVADLRETQYEATGIGSSYLFRIDLDTIIDATKCGNLARFINHSCNPNCYAKVITIESQKKIVIYSKQPIGVNEEITYDYKFPLEDDKIPCLCGAPQCRGTLN, encoded by the exons ATGAACGGAATGGAGAGGCATGGACACGGGCACGGACATTCGCATCACCATCACGGCCATGGAACCTCGCAAAGTTCGTCACAAAACTCCAATCAATCGTCAAAGCATGGTCATACGCATGGCGCACATCCTCAAAAGGAGGCAGCCACTGGTCAAGCTGCTCAGAAACTGAGGAACTACAAACTGCTCGTCGATCCCTTCCTTGTAAAAGGTGCCTCCAAGTTATACCGTTACGATGGAATTGTTCCTGGAGATCCGACGTATCCTCCAGTTCAACTTCGAGATCCAAGATCGCAGTTGACGAGAATATGGACGAGATTAGAACAGCTGGACTTACCTGTACCACGATTCAAAATAGATTCTAATTATTGCGGGGAGCCGCCGCCGCTGGAGGTTACATTTTGCCATCTTAATGACAATATTGATAGAGGTTTTCTAACGGATATGGTACACAAATTTGGTTTGATTGAAGAGTTGACTATTTATTACCATCCGTTGACTAACAAACATCTAGGAATTGCTAGGGTTATATTTGAGACAACAAAGGCTTCTAAAGCTTGTGTAGAGAAGTTAAATAACACTTCTGTAATGGGAAAGGTATTGAGGGTATTCTTGGACCCGTTTGGTGACGAGTGTAAAAAGATATATGAGGATTTGACGACTGAAAAGAAGCCAGagaagaaagttgaaaaagaagTGAAGCTGGAGGTTGAATCTGAAAAACAAACACCAATTGAAAAGGCACCACCTGAAGACAGGGAGGAGTATAGACCTGTTAAAAAGAGCACTCAAAGCATCGAAAAGACAAGGGATccttatattgaaaattcaagattcaGTAAATTTAGAGATTATCCAACCCCTGGTGGTAGCACTGGTAGTGATTTGGGCTATGGCACAGCGCCGAGTGAACTCAATTATTCCAGTACCTATTCACAGAATTCTACACCAGCGGCGAGCTATGATTACCCTCAATATTATTCCAGTTATCATCACCAAGCATCCAACAGTTACGTCGCAAGCATGCCACCAAGTGTTACGCAATCTATATCAATGCAACAAAATTCTAACTTGTGGTGGGGAGCTACTGGACCCAGTGCTGGTCCCGCAGGATACTCAGCTACACCCGTGTGGCCAGCAGTCCAGCATAATGTGGGTATCGATACTCCAAGTCTAATTCCAGATGCAAAAACTTCTACTTTGTTAAAAAGTACGCAAACGCATCACATGCctaagaaagagaaagagagtctACCAATTAcgacaaaaaattcttcaagaAATTCTCCAGTGGACAATTCTGGAAAAACTTTAGATTTAGATACCAGAATCGCCATGCTTTTAAAGGACAAAGCCGGAGGTATGGCTCCACCATTCTTACAGTTTGGAAGCGATTCTGAAGATGATAAAAGATCTCTTCAACCAGATGAAGAAATGCTCTCCGAACCACCTAGCCCGTTCCTTTCATCCGACATGTATAAGTCCTGTTTTGAAAAGATCTTAGAACGTAATAAAGAAAGACGAAAAACACATGAAAACAATATTAATCAGTTCTCCGTTGACGAAGAATTAGGAAGTGTGATTAGCTCTAGCGAAGACGAAGCTTTGTTAGGTAGTTATAGTCCTGCCCCTGATGATATGGAACCAGAACCACCCAAGGAAcctcctcctccaccaccTCCGGATGACGATAGGATGTCCTTGAGCAGTTTAAGCTCTGGAGATGAGAAGATTGAAGAG GTTGTAGCTCAAACTGAACCACAGAATCAGTTGTACTCGGGAGCTAGTTATCCCGGACATCTAGCGCAGTATCCAGCATCGGCAGATGTGTATCATTGGCCAAAACCAGCACAGTACCCTTATCCATATGGAACACCCTATTTACCAAATCATCATTACCAGCCATCAACAAATTCCGTTACTGGGGGTGTCGGTGCACCTCAAGGAACTGCCTACTATCCCACATTGCAATCCAGACTGCAGGCATTAGCCAACCACAATATTACCAAGGATAATCCACAG GGCCCTACGATCAATGGAGTACTCAACAGAGTTGTTACTGAGCTAAAACAAATCTTGAAGAGAGATTTTAATAAGAAGATGATTGAAAATACAGCGTTCAAGTTGTTCGAGGTTTGGTGGGATGAGAAGAAAACTCAGAAGACGCAAAGTACTGATGAAATCATGAGTAATAATGCTGTCAAGGAAGAACCATCCAAGCCACAGGGACTTTCGTCTATTTTAGAACAAGGAACTCCACTGGGACTTAATTATGATGGGTTTGGATTGGGTATTAGAGCTAGTATGCCTAAGATGCCATCCTTCAGG CGGAAGATCAAGGCACCAAGTCCTTTACCACAAGATGAAGACAGTCGACAATCTGACCATGTGGATCCTGAAATTATTGACAGTGACAGTGATTTGGACCTACAGTCGGCGCAGAAAGCAAAAAGACGTCCTCCCTCTATCGGCACTGCCTCTTCATCTTCGTCATCACACAGTAGTACCTCGAGCGCACAATCCAGCAGCAGTGAATCCAGTAGTAGTTCCAGCGAAAGCTCGGATGAGGAAGAAACTTCTAGTGCTTCCCAGGAg GATAGCGATGCCCGAATGTCCGATAATCGTCCGCTAGCATGCAACAGTGAAGATCCTGATATTTTAATGGAATTAGCAATTCAGAGATCCTTGGATTGTCCGACACCAACCAGAAGTGAGACACCTGTACCTAGTCTACGGCTACAAGACCAAGATTTGGATCAATTCCCCCAGCACGATAACGAAATAAGCCCAATTTCTTCACCGATCATGGATAGAGAAACCAAAGACGAAAGTAGATTAAGGACAGATGAAATAGAAGTGGAGCGAAGAGTGGATCAACTCGCAACATCTGATGTTCATGTTGACAAATCGAGACCCGAATTGCCGGTACAACCCCAGAAGACAGTTAAGCCAGAAATTGTTACTACGTCGCCAATTAAAGAGGAAAATCGAGACattcagaaaatggaaagttCTGCTGCTGAGGCACTTATGGCTTTGGCTGGACAAGACAATATCATAAGACACAAGAGTCCAGGTCCTTTACAACCAAATATTATCCGAACTCTACAAACATTGCCGGATAAATACATAAACAATGAACCGATATTGAAAGATTCTGAGAAAATTGATATGTTCAGTGAAATACCTACGACAGATTCGGAAGAGGAAAGCCTGGAAATAAGGAGGATACG attCCAAGCAGAGACAGATTTGCGTCTGAATGGTCAGCACAGTCCAAGTTCTCCTGGCTCTCAGGCATCTCAAGTTTACATGGAGCACTCGTATTCACTTCCGCCAGCACCACCACAACCTTCCATATCCGATTCCCGAGTTTCCAGTCTACCTGTACCTGTTAAACCGAAACTTACGAAGCCACCAAAATTGGAGAAACTGAAAGAGAAGTCTGATAAGACTGCTAAAAAGAAATATCCCAAATATTCCAAACTCCATACACACCAAAACcatgaaaaagagaaagaaaacatCGAAAATGAGTTCGCGTATGAACCGTTACCACGAAAGTTCGAGGAACCACTTAAAACGTACAAGGAACGGGATCTAATGAGCGAAATGGGAGTGCTTTATGAATTTCTAACAAAAGGAATAGATGCAGAAGATGTTGAATATTTGAGGAGAAGCTACGAAGCTTTGCTGGCAGATGACAACCAAGGATACTGGCTGAATGACACCCATTGGGTTGACCATCCTGCAACGGATATTCCAAGTCCTGCtaaaaggaaaaaacgagACGAGTTACGATTACATTCTACAGGAAGCGCTCGGACAGAAGGCTACTACAAAGTTGATATACGCGAAAAAGCCAAACACAAA cATCACTATGCTCAAAGCATACAGCGCAGTAATGACATAGAGGATAGTACTGGACCATATTTGGGTGGTGACGGCACAATGAATGGCCCAAAAACAAAGGCTAAGGCATTAACTGGAAAAATGCAGGCCTTATCACGGGAGGCGAGAAGTAATCAGCGGCGGTTATTAACAGCTTTTGGCATTGACACTGACAGTGATTTACTGAAGTTCAATCAGCTCAAG TTCCGAAAGAAGCAACTGAAATTCGCCAAATCCGGTATTCACGATTGGGGTCTTTTCGCAATGGAACCAATCGCTGCTGATGAAATGGTGATAGAATATGTTGGACAGATGGTGAGACCAGTGGTCGCAGATCTACGTGAAACTCAGTACGAGGCTACAGGCATTGGTAGCTCTTATCTGTTTCGTATTGATCTTGACACTATTATCGATGCGACGAAATGTGGTAACTTGGCAAGATTCATTAATCACAGCTGCAAC CCGAATTGTTATGCTAAAGTAATAACAATTGAAAGCCAGAAGAAGATTGTGATCTACAGCAAGCAACCAATTGGTGTGAACGAAGAAATTACTTATGATTATAAGTTTCCGTTGGAGGATGATAAAATTCCGTGTCTGTGTGGCGCACCCCAATGTCGGGGTACGCTCAATTAA
- the LOC107218984 gene encoding mediator of RNA polymerase II transcription subunit 21, which translates to MADRLTQLQDTINQQAEHFCNSVGILQQYSMPTKFPGFDRIGTPQPHQTQEEYATLFATLIARCAKDIDTLIESLPSEDSSQELQVASLSRLEQENQDAAEQLEETVRQGEALLQRIQAALQDIAQSQLDMQNPAAPTIINTNLNPHINFKQENFGTINTIPSSNSHQPPDPSPNSMSQ; encoded by the exons ATGGCGGATCGTCTAACCCAATTGCAAGACACCATAAATCAA CAAGCTGAACACTTCTGCAACAGTGTTGGGATCTTGCAACAATATTCTATGCCTACTAAATTTCCGGGATTTGATAGAATTGGAACGCCACAACCTCATCAGACACAGGAAG AATATGCGACTCTATTTGCTACGCTGATCGCCCGATGCGCCAAAGATATTGATACATTGATAGAAAGCCTTCCGAGTGAAGATTCTTCTCAGGAACTTCAAGTAGCTAGTCTGAGCAGACTTGAACAAGAAAATCAAGATGCTGCGGAACAGCTAGAAGAAACTGTCAGACAGGGTGAAGCTTTGCTTCAAAGAATTCAAGCAGCCCTCCAAGACATTGCGCAGAGTCAGCTGGACATGCAAAATCCTGCTGCTCCCACAATTATCAATACAAATTTAAATCctcatattaattttaaacaggAAAACTTTGGTACTATCAATACAATTCCTTCAAGTAATTCACATCAACCACCAGATCCATCGCCGAACTCTATGAGCCAGTGA
- the LOC107218980 gene encoding uncharacterized protein LOC107218980 isoform X2: protein MPHMARSWTWREWNFSPPHRKCVNLKIDNQFSLAKPSLNNQCDYESKTSQPPSWLQHQRSTLFQDFPDFTGIDWKVSKPRENFKLTLLAKPHVKNKKECPCDPRKDFNLLQNMPNKKDSSLSIKKGVPANGTFIDIFTGCYYFVMTNREEKSWLWGPYFYNTTYPVRDPTVRCQFENVSNAVIETSRILPFNLIIPTTCIEMNLKLWEIDEEKFKKASDFSVTTSPASQICHVSMVANLTFGCEYNHTNLNLSWPMEHQNLTKGAWRVKVVWEGLKEGDVCYFLELSQTYKRSIPGCSNLLFNPTQWKNYATIGRLDLPCYKKLKEPGAGWNLDELRLIAVAVLLAAILLFWILKLFRIRCGRSHMGNDVPFNTINPLLNKEKAQQNFNNLQV, encoded by the exons ATGCCTCATATGGCGCGATCATGG ACTTGGCGAGAGTGGAACTTCAGTCCACCACATCGTAAGTGTGTGAATCTTAAAATTGACAATCAATTCAGTTTGGCAAAGCCGAGCCTAAATAATCAGTGTGACTATGAATCCAAGACATCTCAGCCACCTAGTTGGCTTCAACACCAACGGTCCACACTATTCCAAGATTTTCCTGATTTTACTG GAATTGATTGGAAGGTATCAAAGCCacgagaaaatttcaaacttactctactagcgaaaccacatgtgaagaataaaaaggaATGTCCTTGTGATCCTAGAAAAGATTTTAATCTGTTGCAAAATATGCCTAACAAAAAGGACTCATCATTGTCTATAAAA AAAGGTGTGCCTGCTAATGGTACATTTATCGATATATTTACTGGCTGTTATTATTTTGTCATGACaaatagagaagaaaaaagttggtTGTGGGGtccatatttttacaataccACGTATCCTGTCCGTGATCCAACCGTGAGATGCcagtttgaaaatgtttcaaatgcGGTTATTGAAAC GAGTCGAATATTACCCTTTAACTTGATCATACCAACAACTTGTATCGAAATGAATCTCAAGTTGTGGGAAATTGATGaagaaaagtttaaaaaagcGAGTGATTTTAGTGTGACCACATCACCGGCGTCGCAGATCTGCCACGTGAGCATG GTGGCAAATTTGACTTTTGGATGCGAGTACAATCACACAAACCTTAACCTTTCGTGGCCA ATGGAACATCAGAATCTAACAAAAGGTGCCTGGCGCGTTAAGGTCGTATGGGAAGGGCTGAAAGAAGGAGACGTTTGTTACTTTTTGGAATTGTCACAAACGTACAAGCGGAGTATACCAGGATGTAGTAATTTACTGTTTAACCCGacacaatggaaaaattatgccACGATTGGGAGGCTCGACCTAC CTTGTTATAAGAAGCTTAAAGAACCTGGAGCTGGCTGGAATCTTGATGAGCTTAGATTAATTGCAGTTGCTGTTCTCTTAGCAGCAATATTGCTCTTTTGGATCttgaaattattcagaatCCGATGTGGAAGAAGCCATATGGGAAATGATGTACCCTTCAACACGATAAATCCATTACTGAACAAAGAAAAAGCCCAAcagaattttaataatttacaGGTTTAA
- the LOC107218980 gene encoding uncharacterized protein LOC107218980 isoform X1, with translation MLQCSNKSVASYCETWLIEGRTNQVSLYTMNFLVVVGGKMINIQYDTVLKVQLLFRREGNMSERNLTIFIWIFWIILRLCVDVECGNETGQNNTWREWNFSPPHRKCVNLKIDNQFSLAKPSLNNQCDYESKTSQPPSWLQHQRSTLFQDFPDFTGIDWKVSKPRENFKLTLLAKPHVKNKKECPCDPRKDFNLLQNMPNKKDSSLSIKKGVPANGTFIDIFTGCYYFVMTNREEKSWLWGPYFYNTTYPVRDPTVRCQFENVSNAVIETSRILPFNLIIPTTCIEMNLKLWEIDEEKFKKASDFSVTTSPASQICHVSMVANLTFGCEYNHTNLNLSWPMEHQNLTKGAWRVKVVWEGLKEGDVCYFLELSQTYKRSIPGCSNLLFNPTQWKNYATIGRLDLPCYKKLKEPGAGWNLDELRLIAVAVLLAAILLFWILKLFRIRCGRSHMGNDVPFNTINPLLNKEKAQQNFNNLQV, from the exons ATGTTACAGTGTTCGAATAAGTCCGTTGCCTCATATTGTGAAACTTGGTTGATCGAAGGTCGGACAAACCAGGTTTCATTGTACACCATGAATTTCCTCGTAGTCGTTGGcggaaaaatgataaatattcaGTACGATACAGTTCTGAAGGTTCAGTTGCTGTTCCGACGTGAAGGAAACATGAGTGAGAGAAATTTGACTATTTTTATTTGGATTTTTTGGATAATTCTTCGTTTGTGCGTCGATGTAGAATGCGGCAACGAAACCGGACAAAATAAc ACTTGGCGAGAGTGGAACTTCAGTCCACCACATCGTAAGTGTGTGAATCTTAAAATTGACAATCAATTCAGTTTGGCAAAGCCGAGCCTAAATAATCAGTGTGACTATGAATCCAAGACATCTCAGCCACCTAGTTGGCTTCAACACCAACGGTCCACACTATTCCAAGATTTTCCTGATTTTACTG GAATTGATTGGAAGGTATCAAAGCCacgagaaaatttcaaacttactctactagcgaaaccacatgtgaagaataaaaaggaATGTCCTTGTGATCCTAGAAAAGATTTTAATCTGTTGCAAAATATGCCTAACAAAAAGGACTCATCATTGTCTATAAAA AAAGGTGTGCCTGCTAATGGTACATTTATCGATATATTTACTGGCTGTTATTATTTTGTCATGACaaatagagaagaaaaaagttggtTGTGGGGtccatatttttacaataccACGTATCCTGTCCGTGATCCAACCGTGAGATGCcagtttgaaaatgtttcaaatgcGGTTATTGAAAC GAGTCGAATATTACCCTTTAACTTGATCATACCAACAACTTGTATCGAAATGAATCTCAAGTTGTGGGAAATTGATGaagaaaagtttaaaaaagcGAGTGATTTTAGTGTGACCACATCACCGGCGTCGCAGATCTGCCACGTGAGCATG GTGGCAAATTTGACTTTTGGATGCGAGTACAATCACACAAACCTTAACCTTTCGTGGCCA ATGGAACATCAGAATCTAACAAAAGGTGCCTGGCGCGTTAAGGTCGTATGGGAAGGGCTGAAAGAAGGAGACGTTTGTTACTTTTTGGAATTGTCACAAACGTACAAGCGGAGTATACCAGGATGTAGTAATTTACTGTTTAACCCGacacaatggaaaaattatgccACGATTGGGAGGCTCGACCTAC CTTGTTATAAGAAGCTTAAAGAACCTGGAGCTGGCTGGAATCTTGATGAGCTTAGATTAATTGCAGTTGCTGTTCTCTTAGCAGCAATATTGCTCTTTTGGATCttgaaattattcagaatCCGATGTGGAAGAAGCCATATGGGAAATGATGTACCCTTCAACACGATAAATCCATTACTGAACAAAGAAAAAGCCCAAcagaattttaataatttacaGGTTTAA
- the LOC107219006 gene encoding bicaudal D-related protein homolog, with protein sequence MLPRKEGQIAPYALEDMISDLQARRNSLDHVDDVAGDPIEQLKQRERDLVLAAELGKALLERNQELTKQGEALAEEYASKLESLEQERYLLRRRLEEAHDEGEVRALELQADLEALRNQLEEQGERARRAEREQATLVTELAAQNTRLADQLREANKQEEQLLAELRVLRDKCALRNTTLQDHVSSLEILRDEVQIVSAQRTELERRSLELRQERARAVAALEEAEERALVLDRLGHEAEHRARTAERERDELAAALAALEAERRGRSGSIQKPPRSLQAEMECEESGSSLGEPEDLKAEVTRACKRMRELCAQLRRGEDDSGLQSDCDESMLVLANGADAEANCPGALSELTEELFRLALSGRGAPGELGLAVELHRVREELEHSRDQLKQTQDELRRRGESLLELTSKLSVCEAELRGVREERDRARGDIEDSALTKDEVLAQAYQVRDQAVARKNRAEVELARTRIDVLQANSQLMEAIQQKIELSQQLEQWQMDMQALLDEQVRSKLMPSSGPVSGNGDGSEIVVPARKKRSTSASKKIFGLF encoded by the exons GGCAAGGCTCTTCTCGAAAGGAACCAGGAGCTCACCAAACAAGGAGAAGCTTTGGCCGAGGAGTATGCCAGTAAATTGGAG AGTCTGGAACAAGAGAGGTACCTCCTGAGACGAAGACTGGAGGAAGCTCACGACGAGGGCGAGGTCAGGGCACTGGAGCTGCAGGCCGATTTGGAGGCCCTTCGGAATCAGTTAGAAGAGCAGGGAGAACGTGCGCGACGTGCGGAAAGGGAGCAGGCAACCCTGGTGACGGAATTGGCGGCCCAAAACACGCGGCTTGCCGATCAGCTCCGAGAGGCAAACAAGCAGGAAGAACAGCTCCTAGCCGAGCTAAGGGTCCTCAGGGATAAGTGCGCGCTGAGGAACACCACCCTTCAGGACCATGTCAGCAGCTTGGAGATCCTCAGGGACGAG GTACAAATTGTCTCAGCCCAAAGAACCGAACTCGAAAGGAGATCCCTGGAGCTACGGCAGGAAAGGGCGCGAGCTGTTGCCGCCTTGGAAGAAGCCGAGGAGAGAGCCCTCGTCTTGGATAGACTTGGCCACGAAGCTGAGCACAGAGCGAGAACGGCGGAACGGGAGAG GGACGAGCTCGCCGCTGCATTGGCAGCCCTCGAGGCggaaagaagaggaagatCGGGTTCGATACAAAAACCCCCGAGATCACTGCAGGCGGAAATGGAGTGCGAGGAGAGCGGAAGTTCTTTGGGAGAACCCGAGGACCTCAAAGCCGAAGTAACGAGGGCTTGTAAAAGAATGCGAGAACTCTGCGCTCAGCTCAGAAGAGGCGAAGACGACTCTGGCCTTCAGAGCGATTGCGACGAGTCCATGTTGGTCCTGGCGAACGGTGCCGATGCCGAG GCAAACTGTCCCGGGGCGTTGTCGGAGCTGACGGAGGAGTTGTTCAGACTGGCATTATCCGGACGAGGCGCTCCTGGGGAACTTGGCCTGGCGGTGGAATTGCACAGGGTACGAGAGGAGCTCGAGCATTCGAGAGACCAGCTGAAACAGACGCAAGACGAGCTCAGGCGAAGAGGGGAATCGCTGCTTGAGCTTACGAGCAAGTTGAGCGTATGCGAGGCCGAGCTTCGAGGTGTACGGGAGGAACGAGACAGAGCCAGAGGTGACATTGAGGATTCGGCACTGACCAAGGACGAGGTCCTGGCCCAGGCTTACCAGGTCAGGGACCAAGCTGTCGCCCGGAAGAACAGGGCGGAAGTTGAGCTGGCAAGAACGAGGATCGACGTGCTGCAGGCTAACAGCCAGCTGATGGAGGCTATCCAGCAGAAGATCGAGCTGAGTCAACAGCTCGAACAGTGGCAAATGGACATGCAAGCGCTTTTGGACGAGCAAGTTAGAAGTAAACTGATGCCGTCGAGCGGTCCGGTCAGCGGTAACGGGGACGGTTCGGAGATCGTTGTTCCGGCTAGAAAGAAGCGCAGCACGAGCGCTTCGAAGAAGATTTTCGGACTGTTCTGA